A genomic window from Henningerozyma blattae CBS 6284 chromosome 3, complete genome includes:
- the CYR1 gene encoding adenylate cyclase (similar to Saccharomyces cerevisiae CYR1 (YJL005W); ancestral locus Anc_5.206), giving the protein MVGSIDPRKPKDMNYRQESTSHLNTPSPASFITANLDTDDSSNSNVNIEDSSVSAVAGPTITHLSTLATDSTDYSGVFDSPEIYLQPTKNVTEDHTKRITVPRVHEQLVRQRACSLGSKVANIDISKDVDAWKKIASDRIASDRIDSPSEFVTNHLSASSYTISQPHHSCSNPHLNFQDASDITSHCLPKRLNDRRDQGETPDKTSPAVPENKTNSHRNLHSPLHSPSHSTRNSIDQQQQQQQQHHHHQYSRASKDTNVTHQSESHTTSLLSRHKIVPPSKLLTSMQPPKVIQQKSSNTMQTSTSYKSDSASSRSNRHSSLSSTNSTGGSTSHKIHEVLEKKIDSSTTLNSAGKILESPFSLVKKLGTSVMHPPSSPHHQHSSEPQHLSESQPYYHHHHHHHSHDDSTKFLTATAHHETSFTSMSNISPKTSLEREETVSRSSLHREEVSPRSSLHKDSRRSSLHKEKVNSRKSSLHKEKTESRRSSMHKDKTSTPKSSLHEAVSSPSSHSKDLPHTNKDEILQSKPHRSISRETTISPSNSFTDNRESTIVTSSTHQGNTIDTRRSSLDTRRNSINIHRNSIDSTLLDAKTPSPKSRRPSYVSENSINTNPSIHYCVEETNYPNDSTNEYILTPSNYPILDTLTCSTPEGHSLISSPTSVKKISSDTSYFSSVPSDSLEIKEHSHLNQVSEETSINRGATSNIEHLTDQNSHDTNMHNNDIGSESSQDDKDPILTSNNVTKSTHGLHGMRRRSYERKRDSFKTLAEEPPISNLQHNRKVSFSLSNTDEENSLQQAHKNYAKNHLLETTMDKPDSYNNTDRNVQIIEPSKQESSKYSHGHKTSDHDRHANPHFRKTQSITNAKSLVEYEKKKVDQFLAHSHRTSSNESKDHELLTDKRRHSLAPIFNNTISDAIQKTTSFVINNPVHARLSDHQSTMNNGLFHHENSSKNYHDKSSEDDSLIHFRFNISRHDSDSSYATANNDSESFVDSIDTTSSQDQHNANFKGLVNILPKSRIKSIVNRETSTSRLPDIENASHLSTHSSRVKTDSIHSSFSGNSSEMNDKFYESQQNLFSGHYTNFTPENKKLIENGKLPKDDSLSPNASPVLGPTNQKYFDSDLMLEELSDDEFFSQDEDDSQIDQKTDNAEFAYENYFRDVSDVDPKKRYAIRIFKSEQVYTTISCYPTITVQDMIPIIKSKFRLESDEKFQLSLRVAKISKILKPTAKPILIERKLLLLNGFRKTDPLNILGMEDMSFVFRFEFHPALLSYRISEKERRMLRSDFTQVNLRTLNLITPPIIFFEHCPEIETIDVSNNPNILLPSSFVKAAIKLSSLRMVNIRASHFPPNITEARKLVSLELQRNFIKTVPESIKNFTTLTILNLQCNKLENLPDTFSSLQTLQLLDLSSNRFIDYPSVINDCRNLLQLDLSYNKIHSIPQSINQLTKLVKLNLRNNKIHEVGDLSKLNNLRTINLRNNRIVNVESNAPHVQNIVLIGNRISFFKDTLPNLKSLELQENPITSIAYKDYYTNNMTSLSLAKAKLASVPGELFTKLTNLEKLDLSDNNLNRLPQEISSLTRLVYLSASRNKLDGLPVGFSNLTSLKSLDLHSNNIRNFVLGIEQIELNYINISSNAFGDLVLENPFFQETCGKRTKLSESLMFFIAADNQFDDRVWDMINTFTNLKVLNLSYNNFTDISYLRLENLTDFYFSGNSTTNIPGEIVLKWKSLKTLMLNGNLLTSLPSEVSELSELNVIDIGSNKLKYNISNFRYDWNWRHNKQLKYLNFSGNTKFEIKSWKNPETHKDLSDLTCLPKLRILGLMDTTLNTNKVPDDSSNFRVRTTASRINELGYGVADTLGHNNSVCTRDVIFSRFRGKDNEILICMHDSKGQGNATENNVSSIVKNIYDKILIHELEKCKDDDDGIQKALRLSFLLLNKQINVMLNSVDQGDKVENLTSVDVLSGACSTVIYIKGERMFTANIGDCMAILSKNNGEYKQLTTLHVPYKRDEYERIRISGGYVKDNRLDASVDVSRAVGFFDLLPHIHASPDISVHKISSVDDMVIIATKQLWDYVDYQTVCDIAREKNGNPLVAAEEMKDLAIAYGCSENLTIMCLNLKKDVERCFKHEGRSSVNIRKTIVEDAALRRLQPEISPPTGDVAVIFTDIKSSTFLWELFPNAMRTAIKTHNDIMRRQLRIYGGYEVKTEGDAFMVTFPTLLSGFIWCLSVQLKLLDAQWPDEITSINNGRMIIDKNGVKIYEGLSVRMGIHWGRPVPELDLVTQRTDYLGPVVNKAARVSGVADGGQITLSSDFVSEFNKILERHLKVVIKGFEISKEHDTIDNSLKEEKEIEILENIGWSFFDYGEKQLKGLENKEFITIAYPRKLATRHEYDMAAEKNEKIDMTLLVRLHVLANKLESIISAVSGGMIDIQERVNKTGPSEFDQRIQSAILNTVGEQDITSFFDRVVTRIEASTVLLQLRQYNSKGLEICSTNSLSCPIETKIFDIVDKLLEN; this is encoded by the coding sequence aTGGTGGGCTCTATCGATCCCCGTAAACCAAAGGACATGAATTATAGACAAGAATCTACAAGTCATTTAAATACTCCATCACCAGCATCATTCATAACAGCTAATTTAGATACTGATGATTCATCAAATTCTAATGTTAACATTGAAGACTCCTCAGTGAGTGCAGTAGCAGGCCCCACAATCACTCATCTATCGACATTGGCGACTGACTCCACAGATTATTCTGGAGTGTTTGATTCTCCAGAGATATATCTACAACCCACGAAAAATGTTACTGAGGATCATACAAAGCGAATCACAGTGCCACGAGTTCATGAACAATTAGTCAGGCAACGTGCTTGCTCGTTAGGATCAAAGGTTGCCAATATAGATATTTCTAAAGATGTAGATGCATGGAAAAAAATCGCTTCTGATAGGATCGCTTCTGATAGGATCGATTCCCCGTCCGAATTTGTTACGAATCATTTATCGGCCTCATCATATACGATAAGTCAACCTCATCATTCTTGTTCTAATCCGCATTTGAATTTCCAAGACGCTTCGGATATTACTTCACATTGTCTCCCTAAAAGATTAAATGATAGACGAGATCAAGGGGAAACTCCAGACAAGACTTCTCCAGCCGTGcctgaaaataaaactaattCACATAGGAATTTACACTCTCCTTTACATTCTCCATCACATTCTACAAGAAACTCCATAgatcaacaacaacaacaacaacaacaacatcatcatcatcagtATTCACGTGCATCTAAAGATACCAATGTAACTCATCAATCAGAGTCACATACTacttctttattatcaagACATAAAATAGTACCTCCTTCAAAACTATTAACCTCGATGCAGCCACCAAAAGTAATCCAACAGAAATCAAGTAACACAATGCAAACTTCAACGTCTTATAAATCAGACTCTGCTTCATCAAGATCAAATAGACATAGTTCATTATCTTCAACGAATTCAACTGGTGGCAGTACAAGTCATAAAATCCATGAAGTGCtggaaaagaaaattgatTCATCTACAACGTTAAATTCTGCAGGAAAAATACTCGAATCTCCTTTCTCATTGGTGAAGAAACTAGGCACTTCTGTAATGCATCCTCCTTCAAGCCCCCATCACCAACATTCTTCAGAACCTCAACATCTCTCGGAATCTCAACCTTACtaccatcatcatcatcatcaccatTCTCACGATGATTCAACCAAATTTCTTACAGCTACAGCTCATCATGAGACTAGTTTTACAAGTATGAGTAATATATCTCCAAAAACTTCCTTAGAGCGGGAAGAAACAGTATCCAGATCTTCTTTACATAGAGAGGAAGTTTCACCAAGATCTTCTCTACACAAAGATTCAAGAAGGTCCTCTCTTCACAAGGAAAAAGTGAATTCACGAAAATCTTCTCTACATAAGGAAAAAACAGAGTCACGAAGATCTTCCATGCATAAAGACAAAACATCAACACCAAAATCCTCCTTACACGAAGCAGTATCATCGCCTTCCTCACATAGTAAAGATCTACCTCACACTAATAAGGATGAAATCCTACAATCAAAACCTCATCGAAGTATTTCTAGAGAAACTACGATCTCTCCAAGTAATTCTTTTACAGACAATCGAGAATCAACCATCGTTACCTCATCGACTCATCAGGGTAATACAATTGATACGCGCAGGAGTTCACTCGATACCCGTAGAAACTCAATCAATATTCATCGAAATTCAATCGACTCTACATTATTAGATGCAAAAACCCCATCACCTAAATCGAGAAGACCTTCATATGTCTCTGAAAATTCTATAAATACTAATCCATCAATCCATTACTGTGTGGAGGAAACAAATTATCCAAATGATTCTactaatgaatatattcttaCACCTTCCAACTACCCAATATTGGATACATTAACTTGCAGTACACCAGAAGGacattctttaatttcttcaccTACCTCtgtcaaaaaaatatcttctgATACCTCTTATTTTAGTTCGGTACCAAGTGACAGtttagaaattaaagaacATTCTCATTTGAATCAAGTATCAGAGGAAACTAGCATAAACAGAGGTGCTACATCTAATATAGAACACTTAACTGATCAAAATTCTCATGATACCAATATGCACAATAATGACATTGGATCTGAGAGTTCCCAGGATGACAAAGACCCTATTTtaacttcaaataatgtaACTAAATCAACTCATGGCTTACATGGAATGAGAAGACGATCTTACGAAAGGAAAAGAGATTCCTTTAAAACATTAGCTGAAGAGCCTCCAATATCTAATTTACAACATAACCGTAAAGTAAGTTTTTCACTTTCAAATACCGATGAGGAAAATTCTTTACAACAAGCACATAAGAATTATGCCAAAAATCATTTGCTTGAAACCACTATGGATAAACCTGATTCATATAATAATACCGATCGTAATGTTCAAATAATAGAACCTAGTAAACAAGAAAGTTCTAAGTATTCTCATGGACACAAAACTTCTGATCATGATAGACATGCTAATCCTCATTTTAGAAAAACACAGTCAATAACTAATGCAAAATCACTAGTAGAATATGAGAAGAAGAAAGTAGACCAATTTTTAGCCCATTCTCATAGAACTTCTTCAAACGAATCAAAAGATCATGAACTCCTAACAGATAAGAGACGTCATAGTCTGGCTCctatatttaataacaCTATATCAGATGCAATCCAAAAGACAACTTCATTTGTAATTAATAATCCAGTTCACGCTAGGCTATCAGACCATCAGTCAACAATGAATAATGGATTGTTTCATCATGAAAATTCATCTAAGAATTACCATGATAAATCTTCAGAAGATGATAGcttaattcattttagatttaatatttctagaCATGATTCTGACAGTTCTTACGCCACTgcaaataatgattcagAAAGTTTTGTAGATAGTATCGATACCACTAGTTCTCAGGATCAGCATAATGCCAATTTTAAAGGTCTAGTTAACATATTGCCAAAATCAAGAATCAAAAGTATAGTCAATAGAGAAACTTCTACTTCTAGATTACCTGATATAGAAAATGCCTCACACTTATCAACACACTCTTCCAGAGTTAAAACAGATTCAATCCATTCTAGCTTTTCTGGAAATTCATCTGAAATGAACGATAAATTTTATGAATCACAACAAAATTTGTTTTCAGGCCACTATACAAATTTTACTcctgaaaataaaaagttaattgaaaatggtaAACTTCCTAAAGATGATAGCTTATCTCCGAATGCATCTCCCGTATTAGGCCCCACTAACCAAAAGTATTTTGACTCTGATCTAATGCTAGAAGAACTTTCTGACGATGAATTTTTCAGtcaagatgaagatgattcTCAAATTGATCAAAAAACAGATAATGCTGAATTTGCATATGAAAACTATTTTAGAGATGTGAGTGATGTCGATCCCAAAAAACGTTATGCTATACGTATATTCAAGTCAGAACAGGTATATACTACCATATCATGTTATCCTACCATAACTGTTCAAGACATGATACCTATCATAAAGTCAAAATTTAGATTAGAATCTGACgagaaatttcaattatcCTTAAGAGTAGctaaaatatcaaagatattaaaaccAACTGCTAAACCCattttaattgaaagaaaacTTTTATTGTTAAATGGTTTCCGAAAGACCGATCCTCTGAACATTTTGGGTATGGAGGATATGAGCTTTGTTTTCAGATTTGAGTTTCATCCTGCTTTATTATCTTATCGTATTTCTGAAAAAGAGCGTAGAATGTTAAGAAGCGATTTTACACAAGTAAATTTAAgaactttaaatttaattactCCTCCAATTATCTTTTTCGAGCATTGCCCAGAGATTGAAACAATTGATGTATCTAATAACCCAAACATATTGTTACCGTCAAGCTTTGTTAAAGCTgctattaaattatctagTTTACGAATGGTTAATATCAGAGCTTCCCATTTCCCTCCAAATATTACTGAAGCAAGAAAATTGGTATCTTTAGAATTACAAAGAAATTTCATAAAAACTGTTCCtgaatcaattaaaaattttacaacATTGACAATTCTTAATTTACAatgtaataaattagaGAATTTACCAGATACATTCTCTTCTTTACAGACGTTACAGTTACTAGATCTTTCTTCTAACAGATTCATTGATTACCCATCCGTTATCAATGATTGTAGAAACCTTTTGCAATTAGATTTATcgtataataaaattcattCTATCCCACAATctattaatcaattaacTAAGCTAGTGAAGctaaatttaagaaataacAAGATTCATGAAGTGGGTGatttatctaaattaaaCAATCTTCGTACAATAAATTTACgtaataatagaattgtTAATGTTGAATCAAATGCCCCAcatgttcaaaatattgttctTATTGGTAATAGAATCTccttttttaaagataCTTTACCCAATTTAAAGAGCTTGGAACTACAAGAAAACCCTATTACATCAATAGCATATAAAGATTattatactaataatatgacTAGTTTATCTCTAGCAAAGGCAAAATTGGCTAGTGTTCCTGGCGAGTTATTTACAAAACTAACTAACTTAGAAAAGTTGGATTTaagtgataataatttgaatagaCTACCTCAAGAAATATCATCCTTAACTCGCTTAGTGTACTTGTCTGCATCTCGCAATAAATTGGATGGCTTACCGGTGggtttttcaaatcttaCAAGCCTAAAATCCTTAGATTTACATTCTAACAACATTAGAAATTTTGTATTAGGAATTGAGcaaattgaattgaattatattaaCATTTCATCAAATGCTTTTGGAGATTTGGTTCTAGAGAACCCTTTCTTTCAAGAAACATGTGGTAAACGTACAAAACTAAGCGAGTCTTTAATGTTTTTCATTGCTGCTGATAACCAGTTTGATGACAGGGTTTGGGACATGATTAACACCTTTACAAATTTGAAAGTATTAAACTTATCATACAACAATTTTACAGATATATCATATTTAAGGTTAGAAAATTTGACCGATTTCTATTTCAGTGGAAATTCAACTACAAACATTCCAGGTGAAATTGTTCTCAAATGGAAATCATTAAAAACGTTGATGTTAAACGGGAACTTATTAACATCTTTACCATCTGAAGTATCAGAATTATCTGAACTAAACGTTATTGATATTGGCtcaaacaaattaaaatataacatCTCTAATTTTAGATATGATTGGAATTGGAGACATaataaacaattgaaaTACTTGAACTTCTCTGGTAAtacaaaatttgaaattaaatcttgGAAGAATCCTGAAACACATAAAGATTTATCGGATTTAACGTGTTTACCAAAACTAAGAATTCTGGGTTTAATGGATACTACTTTAAATACAAACAAAGTTCCTGATGATAGCTCAAATTTCCGTGTGAGAACTACCGCCTCAAGAATAAACGAGCTAGGTTATGGGGTTGCAGATACACTGGGCCATAATAATTCAGTTTGCACTAGAgatgtaattttttctagATTTAGGGGTaaagataatgaaattttaatttgtatGCATGACAGCAAGGGTCAAGGAAACGCCACAGAGAATAATGTATCAAGTATtgtaaagaatatatatgaCAAGATTTTGATTCATGAGTTAGAAAAATgtaaagatgatgatgatggaATACAAAAAGCACTAAGGCTCAGCTTCTTACTCctaaataaacaaattaatgTGATGTTAAATTCTGTTGATCAGGGTGATAAAGTTGAGAACTTAACATCTGTTGATGTTCTTAGTGGGGCATGCTCTACcgttatttatataaaaggCGAACGAATGTTTACAGCAAATATTGGTGATTGTATGGCAATTCTATCGAAAAATAACGGGGAATATAAACAACTTACAACATTGCATGTTCCTTATAAAAGAGATGAGTACGAGAGAATTCGTATTTCTGGTGGTTATGTAAAAGATAATAGATTGGACGCAAGCGTTGATGTGTCGAGAGCAGTAggattttttgatttactCCCTCATATACATGCATCACCAGACATATCCGTTCACAAAATATCTTCTGTTGATGATATGGTGATAATCGCAACAAAGCAATTGTGGGATTATGTTGATTATCAAACTGTCTGTGATATAGCAAGGGAAAAAAACGGAAATCCTCTAGTAGCTGCTGAAGAAATGAAAGATCTTGCGATAGCATATGGCTGTTCTGAAAATTTAACTATTATgtgtttgaatttaaaaaaagatgtaGAACGTTGCTTTAAACATGAAGGAAGAAGTTCTGTAAATATAAGGAAGACAATTGTCGAAGATGCAGCTTTGCGTCGTTTACAGCCTGAAATTTCACCACCAACAGGAGATGTTGCCGTAATTTTTACAGATATTAAGAGTTCTACCTTTTTATGGGAGCTATTTCCTAATGCCATGAGAACAGCAATAAAAACTCACAACGATATTATGCGCAGACAACTACGAATTTACGGAGGTTATGAAGTAAAAACTGAAGGTGATGCTTTTATGGTAACATTCCCAACTTTATTAAGTGGCTTTATTTGGTGTTTATCTGTTCAGCTAAAGCTTTTGGATGCACAATGGCCTGACGAGATCAcatctattaataatggtaGAATGATTATTGACAAGAATGGCGTTAAGATTTATGAGGGGCTATCTGTTAGAATGGGGATACATTGGGGTAGACCAGTTCCTGAGTTGGATTTAGTAACTCAAAGGACGGATTATCTAGGCCCAGTTGTTAACAAAGCAGCAAGAGTTTCGGGAGTTGCAGATGGTGGACAAATTACCCTAAGTAGCGATTTCGTTTCTGAGTTTAACAAGATTCTCGAAAGGCATCTTAAAGTTGTAATTAAGGGATTcgaaatttcaaaagagCATGATACTATTGATAACAGCTTAAAGGAGGagaaagaaattgaaattcttgaaaataTAGGTTGGTCTTTCTTTGATTATGGtgaaaaacaattaaaaggGCTGGAAAACAAAGAATTCATTACTATTGCATACCCTCGTAAACTAGCAACCAGACATGAATATGATATGGCTGCtgagaaaaatgaaaaaattgatatgACTTTGTTGGTAAGATTGCATGTTTTagcaaataaattagaGTCTATTATATCTGCCGTAAGTGGTGGCATGATTGACATTCAAGAAAGGGTAAATAAGACAGGGCCTAGTGAATTTGATCAACGAATCCAGTCAGCTATTCTTAATACTGTCGGTGAACAAGATATCACATCATTTTTTGATCGTGTAGTGACTCGAATTGAGGCAAGCACTgtattattacaattaagACAATATAACTCCAAGGGACTTGAGATATGTTCTACAAATAGTTTGTCTTGTCCCATTGAaaccaaaatatttgatatagTAGACAAGCTTTTAGAAAACTAA
- the COX16 gene encoding Cox16p (similar to Saccharomyces cerevisiae COX16 (YJL003W); ancestral locus Anc_5.212): MALNGRTFKSKRQQRLYNASIAGKYQKLVNRNPFLFFGLPFCGLIVAGSYWLSEFTAVKYEREDARVQELNEEDLIKMKSNERPFDIKEEYYRLQGLQDEDWEPVRVKRLKGESENVW; this comes from the coding sequence ATGGCTTTGAATGGGAGAacatttaaatcaaaaagaCAACAGAGGCTTTATAATGCCTCAATAGCAGGTAAATATCAAAAACTAGTAAATAGAAACCCTTTCCTATTTTTTGGATTACCATTTTGTGGACTAATTGTAGCGGGCTCTTATTGGCTTTCTGAGTTTACCGCGGTAAAGTATGAAAGAGAAGATGCAAGAGTTCAGGAgttaaatgaagaagatttaataaaaatgaagtcAAATGAACGTCCCTTTGATATAAAGGAGGAATATTACAGATTACAAGGTTTACAAGATGAAGATTGGGAACCTGTAAGAGTTAAGCGATTAAAGGGTGAATCCGAAAATGtttggtaa
- the SYS1 gene encoding Sys1p (similar to Saccharomyces cerevisiae SYS1 (YJL004C); ancestral locus Anc_5.207), whose amino-acid sequence MLLSRRMLHGLRGLRPSEIFKQDSLSPRKIALQIIILQMFYYITASILFSIWAKLMGFTPDIKKWICSWEPVDFTNSQGISISILWLLDSLICVFFLTVIVGRSKLAWDFALTVHAINLILVWTYTYKFPSFSWFVVQFISSLILIFLGTWTSRWKELRDTFFDGLVDPTMSIPNTTERNSSNSPQFELRDLESQK is encoded by the coding sequence ATGCTCTTATCAAGAAGAATGCTACATGGGCTTCGTGGATTACGGCCCtctgaaatatttaagcAAGATTCCCTATCACCAAGGAAAATTGCCTTGCAAAtcataatattacaaatgttttattatataacaGCTTCAATATTGTTTTCAATATGGGCAAAATTAATGGGATTCACAccagatattaaaaaatggaTTTGCTCATGGGAGCCAGTTGATTTCACAAATTCTCAGGGTATATCTATATCTATTTTATGGCTATTAGACTCACTGATATGCGTCTTCTTCCTGACTGTTATTGTTGGTAGAAGTAAATTAGCGTGGGATTTTGCTCTAACGGTTCAtgcaattaatttaattctgGTTTGGACCTATACATATAAATTTCCATCATTTTCATGGTTTGTCgttcaatttatttcatctttaatattaatatttttaggGACTTGGACCTCAAGATGGAAAGAATTAAGGGACACATTTTTCGATGGCTTGGTAGATCCGACGATGAGCATACCAAACACTACAGAGCGTAACTCTTCAAATTCTCCTCAGTTTGAGTTAAGGGATTTAGAGAgtcaaaaataa
- the DRS1 gene encoding putative ATP-dependent RNA helicase (similar to Saccharomyces cerevisiae DRS1 (YLL008W); ancestral locus Anc_5.208), giving the protein MVVSRKKKFVNLDFVPTISDSEDDIPDLDESDNEINQGNSAPVKNSSKSTKQKKSKTKNSQELDEDVHEDMNGDFHFNTDGDELTTKFDGWEFLGDKKEDQAKRDVDLDGIIRRKGGLIKKAHVETSDEEQEDEEDEDEKEEEEEEEEAQDKGDDDELAMDGFGMGNAKTTNEAADEEDSESEDMSADEEENDGTSELNIPGGDEKEEEEDDSEEAKANFYAPENEGDEAKKQVHNTFNTLSLSRPVLKGLAALGYSKPSPIQSAAIPIALLGKDIIAGAVTGSGKTAAFMIPIIERLLYKPAKVTSTRVIVLTPTRELAIQVSDVGKKVGKFVNGVTFGLAVGGLNLRQQEQQLKSRPDIVVATPGRFIDHIRNSASFNVDSVEILVIDEADRMLEDGFQDELNEIMSLLPSKRQTLLFSATMNSKIKQLISLSLKKPVRIMIDPPKQAAAKLVQEFVRIRKRDNLKPALLYTLIRKLDGAGQKRIVVFVARKETAHKLRIILGLLGQSVGELHGSLTQEQRLDSVNKFKSLEVPVLLCTDLASRGLDIPKIEVVINYDMPKSYEIYLHRVGRTARAGREGRSVTFVGEASQDRVIVRSAIRSVEENIGRGKALGRNVDWNQVEETNKLIEKMDTTIDEILDEEKQEKEIIRAEMELKKSENLLKHKSEIQSRPKRTWFQTETEKKNAKIFDALSKNKKTTNSKKRKRQEAMEDSSSSRSYKKTKNDRAQDQERTFKKQKAPKNDKKKVKYMKGRN; this is encoded by the coding sequence ATGGTTGTCAGCAGGAAAAAGAAGTTTGTTAACCTAGATTTCGTACCAACAATTAGTGATAGTGAAGATGATATCCCAGATCTAGATGAATCTGACAATGAAATTAATCAGGGAAACTCAGCACCagtgaaaaattcttcaaagaGTActaaacaaaagaaaagcAAGACTAAAAATAGCCAAGAATTGGATGAAGATGTTCATGAAGATATGAATGGTGACTTTCATTTCAATACTGATGGTGACGAATTAACGACAAAATTCGATGGCTGGGAATTTTTAGGTGATAAGAAAGAAGATCAAGCTAAAAGAGATGTTGATTTAGATGGAATTATCAGAAGAAAAGGTGGTTTAATTAAGAAAGCTCATGTCGAAACTTCTGATGAAGAACAAGAGGACGaggaagatgaagatgaaaaggaagaagaagaagaagaagaagaagcgCAAGATAAGGGAGATGACGATGAATTAGCTATGGATGGTTTTGGTATGGGTAATGCTAAGACGACTAATGAAGCTGCTGATGAAGAGGATTCAGAGAGTGAAGATATGTCAGccgatgaagaagaaaatgatgGCACTTCAGAATTAAATATCCCAGGAGGTGATGAGaaagaggaagaagaagatgatagTGAAGAAGCAAAGGCTAACTTTTATGCTCCAGAAAATGAAGGTGATGAGGCAAAGAAACAAGTGCACAATACCTTTAATACCTTATCTTTATCACGTCCTGTTTTGAAAGGTTTGGCTGCACTTGGATATTCAAAACCATCTCCAATTCAAAGTGCCGCAATTCCAATTGCTTTATTAGgtaaagatattattgcAGGTGCCGTGACTGGTTCTGGTAAGACTGCGGCATTTATGATTCCAATTATCGAACGTTTGTTATATAAGCCCGCTAAAGTGACTTCAACAAGGGTTATTGTTTTAACTCCAACTCGTGAATTGGCTATTCAAGTCAGCGACGTGGGTAAGAAAGTCGGTAAATTTGTTAATGGTGTTACTTTTGGTTTAGCGGTTGGTGGTCTGAATTTGAGACAAcaagaacaacaattaaaatCTAGACCAGATATTGTCGTTGCTACTCCAGGTAGATTTATTGATCATATCAGAAATTCAGCTAGTTTTAATGTTGATTCTGTTGAAATTTTAGTCATTGATGAAGCTGATAGAATGTTAGAAGATGGGTTTcaagatgaattaaatgaaattatgTCCTTGTTACCAAGTAAAAGACAAACTTTACTATTTTCTGCAACTATGAACTCAAAGattaaacaattaatttctttgtCTTTAAAGAAACCTGTTAGAATTATGATTGATCCTCCAAAACAAGCTGCTGCCAAATTGGTTCAAGAATTCGTTCGTATCCGTAAGAGAGACAATTTAAAGCCAGCTTTATTATATACTCTAATTAGAAAACTAGACGGTGCAGGCCAAAAAAGAATTGTGGTATTTGTTGCAAGAAAGGAAACAGCCCACAAATTAAGAATTATATTAGGGTTATTGGGTCAAAGTGTGGGAGAATTACATGGTTCTTTAACCCAAGAACAGCGTTTAGATTCTGTTAACAAATTCAAGTCTTTAGAGGTACCGGTATTACTTTGTACAGATTTAGCTTCCAGAGGTTTAGATATCCCTAAAATTGAAGTTGTTATCAATTATGATATGCCAAAAAGTTATGAGATCTATTTACATAGAGTTGGTCGTACAGCAAGAGCTGGAAGAGAAGGTCGTTCCGTCACCTTTGTTGGTGAAGCTTCACAAGATAGAGTCATCGTAAGAAGTGCCATACGAAGTGTGGAAGAAAACATCGGAAGAGGTAAAGCATTAGGTAGAAATGTCGATTGGAATCAAGTTGAGGAgacaaataaattaattgaaaagatGGATACTActattgatgaaattttagatgaggaaaaacaagaaaaagaaattattagagCAGAAATGGAATTGAAGAAAAgtgaaaatttattgaagcATAAGTCTGAAATTCAATCAAGACCCAAAAGAACATGGTTTCAAACTGAGactgaaaagaaaaatgcaAAAATCTTTGATGCtttatctaaaaataagaaaactACGAATAGCAAGAAGAGGAAGAGACAAGAAGCAATGGAagattcttcatcttcacgTTCATATAAGAAAACTAAAAATGACCGTGCACAAGATCAAGAAAGAACATTCAAAAAGCAAAAGGCCCCAAAAAATGACAAAAAGAAAGTCAAATATATGAAAGGTAGAAACTAA